In Campylobacter vulpis, a genomic segment contains:
- a CDS encoding restriction endonuclease subunit S yields the protein MKPLNDNTHPLESLLQQHCPNGVEFKELGELWEKAPKSKIGANQAKNLSKNNGNICFTSGDTHYFVDDYLVNGEYLFLNDGGTADIKYHNGKAYYTDHIFAFTSQKICLKFLYYFLKTQQDYINKFCFQGTGLKNLQKNKLAQIPIPIPPIAIQQKIVEILDAFTELHAELHAELHARRKQYEYYRNKLLSFEELEKRANAIGGGLKLVTLGEIGTFTRGNGLTKADFVEVGVPCIHYGQIHTHYHNYTHSTTSFVSAEKAKKLKKAKYGDLVIAGVSEDKDCVCKAVVYLGKQEACVGGDTFIFSHSQNPKFIGYMFQTENFNTFKHKYAQGAKVLRVHNKQLEKFQIPLPPLKVQNDIVEILDKFDTLTNDLTNGIPAEIEARQKQYEYYRERLLSFKKA from the coding sequence GAGTTATGGGAAAAAGCACCAAAATCAAAAATAGGAGCAAATCAAGCAAAAAACCTTTCTAAAAATAATGGGAACATTTGCTTTACAAGTGGGGATACACACTATTTTGTAGATGATTATTTGGTCAATGGTGAATATTTGTTTTTGAATGATGGAGGCACAGCAGATATAAAATACCACAATGGCAAAGCGTATTATACAGATCATATTTTTGCTTTTACAAGTCAAAAAATTTGCTTAAAATTTTTATACTATTTTTTAAAAACACAACAAGATTATATAAATAAATTTTGTTTTCAAGGAACAGGATTAAAGAATTTACAAAAAAACAAATTAGCACAAATCCCTATCCCCATTCCACCCATAGCAATCCAGCAAAAAATCGTAGAGATTTTAGACGCCTTTACAGAATTACACGCAGAATTACACGCAGAATTACACGCGCGCCGCAAGCAGTATGAATATTATAGAAATAAGCTTTTAAGCTTTGAAGAGCTAGAGAAACGCGCAAATGCGATTGGGGGGGGGCTTAAGCTTGTAACCTTAGGCGAGATAGGAACTTTCACGCGTGGCAATGGCTTGACAAAAGCCGATTTTGTAGAAGTTGGCGTGCCTTGTATCCATTATGGGCAAATCCACACGCATTACCATAATTACACGCATAGCACAACAAGCTTTGTCAGTGCAGAAAAAGCAAAGAAGTTGAAAAAAGCCAAATATGGAGATTTAGTCATAGCTGGGGTAAGCGAGGATAAAGATTGTGTTTGTAAAGCAGTCGTGTATCTAGGAAAGCAAGAAGCGTGTGTTGGCGGTGATACTTTCATATTCTCACACTCACAAAATCCAAAATTTATAGGCTATATGTTTCAAACCGAAAATTTTAATACATTTAAACACAAATACGCACAAGGTGCGAAAGTTTTAAGAGTGCATAATAAGCAATTAGAAAAATTCCAAATCCCCCTACCGCCTTTGAAAGTGCAAAATGACATTGTAGAAATTTTAGACAAATTTGACACACTAACAAATGATTTAACAAATGGAATCCCCGCCGAGATAGAAGCAAGACAAAAGCAGTATGAATATTATAGAGAGCGACTATTAAGCTTTAAAAAGGCGTAA
- a CDS encoding TonB C-terminal domain-containing protein: protein MKNYGLSNLTSFCLACGIYVIVVGFVFFKLVTIQEPILSYTDIKDSFINVDLSEASTQISSPKPTPKPQTSPVDVNDLFAKTTNKMIKTQNVNQKATDFNALFGNVKEIQEEKSTQIQSSKKSGQGANSQSVAELLKQLNDNLIPEESTANGQSTQAQKMGIYDEFLGKVERVIKQRWSQYYPNPKNIGVKVKIFIDSEGKFGYTSVEKSYDSVFDAKVLEFLESQKGKFIAYPPKNKGVAITMNLKDEGVTPF, encoded by the coding sequence ATGAAAAATTATGGCTTGAGTAATCTTACTTCCTTTTGTCTTGCTTGTGGAATTTATGTCATCGTTGTGGGCTTTGTTTTTTTTAAGCTAGTAACGATACAAGAGCCCATTTTAAGTTATACGGATATAAAAGATAGTTTTATTAATGTCGATTTGAGTGAAGCCTCTACGCAAATTTCAAGCCCTAAGCCCACTCCTAAGCCTCAAACAAGCCCCGTTGATGTCAATGACCTTTTCGCAAAAACGACTAATAAAATGATCAAAACGCAAAATGTTAATCAAAAAGCTACCGATTTTAACGCCCTTTTTGGCAATGTCAAAGAAATACAAGAAGAAAAAAGCACGCAAATTCAATCTTCCAAAAAATCAGGACAAGGTGCAAATTCCCAAAGTGTCGCCGAGCTATTAAAGCAATTAAATGATAATCTTATCCCAGAAGAAAGCACTGCAAACGGACAAAGCACACAGGCACAAAAAATGGGGATTTATGATGAGTTTTTAGGTAAGGTTGAAAGGGTGATTAAACAGCGTTGGAGTCAATACTACCCCAATCCTAAAAATATAGGTGTTAAGGTGAAAATTTTCATCGATAGCGAGGGGAAATTCGGCTATACCTCGGTAGAAAAGAGCTATGATAGCGTTTTTGACGCTAAGGTTTTGGAATTTTTAGAAAGTCAAAAAGGTAAATTTATCGCCTATCCTCCTAAAAATAAGGGCGTAGCCATAACGATGAATTTAAAAGATGAGGGCGTTACGCCTTTTTAA
- a CDS encoding ExbD/TolR family protein, whose amino-acid sequence MPFDDEKPELNITPLVDIMLVLLAILMVTAPSITYEEKVNLPQGSQKSASSPTLKSLIVSVNAKKEIFINQEKFDFVSFADNLAQKKAQFNTEEPVFIRADKSLKYDDVIFVLRSVKNLGFNKVALQTE is encoded by the coding sequence ATGCCATTTGATGATGAAAAGCCTGAGTTAAATATTACTCCCCTAGTAGATATTATGCTTGTTTTATTAGCCATTTTGATGGTTACTGCTCCTAGCATTACTTATGAAGAAAAGGTTAATCTCCCTCAAGGCTCACAAAAAAGTGCGAGTTCGCCAACCCTAAAAAGTCTTATTGTAAGTGTTAATGCTAAAAAAGAAATTTTCATCAATCAAGAAAAATTTGACTTCGTTTCTTTCGCGGATAATCTCGCGCAAAAAAAGGCACAATTTAACACCGAAGAGCCTGTTTTTATAAGAGCGGATAAGAGTTTAAAATATGATGATGTGATTTTCGTTTTAAGAAGTGTGAAAAATTTAGGCTTTAACAAGGTCGCTTTACAAACTGAATGA
- a CDS encoding MotA/TolQ/ExbB proton channel family protein has product MNFEAIFHFFNESSLITYVVLAWLSFYFILSFAILFARLSFLANWRSKEKQSLETLLLGEKDLSRTDSILRKCTDTSLSHLEIYKNLAARRSSLGLTWLSIVASTSPFIGLFGTVISILETFGGLGTQNSLSIIAPKISEALVATGCGILVAIPAYTFHLIIKRKAFELLSIIDSEIKVLSSHKV; this is encoded by the coding sequence ATGAATTTCGAGGCTATTTTTCATTTTTTTAATGAGTCAAGCCTTATCACTTATGTGGTTTTGGCTTGGCTTTCTTTTTATTTTATCCTTTCTTTTGCCATACTTTTTGCGAGGCTTTCTTTTTTGGCAAATTGGCGTAGCAAAGAAAAGCAAAGTTTAGAAACTTTACTTTTAGGTGAGAAAGATTTAAGTCGCACCGATTCTATTTTAAGAAAATGCACAGACACAAGCCTTTCGCATTTAGAAATTTATAAAAATTTAGCCGCACGCCGCTCTTCTTTGGGGCTAACTTGGCTAAGTATCGTTGCTTCAACCTCTCCTTTTATAGGACTTTTTGGAACTGTTATCTCTATCCTTGAAACTTTTGGGGGACTTGGCACACAAAATTCTTTAAGTATTATTGCACCTAAAATTAGTGAGGCTTTAGTGGCTACTGGCTGTGGAATTTTAGTCGCTATCCCTGCTTATACTTTTCATCTTATTATTAAAAGAAAAGCTTTTGAGCTTTTAAGTATTATTGATAGTGAGATTAAGGTTCTTAGCTCACATAAGGTTTAA
- the atpC gene encoding ATP synthase F1 subunit epsilon: MQDLISLEIVTPLGMIYQGEVKSVTLPGSEGEFGVLRGHASLVASLKSGVIDVEKQDLKHELVAIDAGYAKVDENKVCVLAKGAVWVSGSSESEIEKNLNNAKDLIKAMSSDNAALAATFSKLDNAKANV; encoded by the coding sequence ATGCAGGATTTAATATCTTTAGAAATAGTAACTCCTCTAGGAATGATTTATCAAGGAGAGGTAAAGTCTGTTACCTTACCTGGAAGTGAGGGGGAATTTGGTGTTTTAAGGGGGCATGCGAGTTTAGTGGCTTCTTTGAAATCGGGCGTGATTGATGTAGAAAAGCAGGATTTAAAGCACGAATTAGTCGCCATTGACGCGGGGTATGCTAAGGTTGATGAAAATAAAGTTTGTGTTTTAGCTAAGGGTGCTGTTTGGGTATCTGGCTCAAGTGAAAGTGAGATTGAGAAAAATCTTAACAATGCAAAGGATTTAATTAAGGCTATGAGTTCGGATAATGCCGCTTTAGCTGCGACCTTTTCTAAACTTGACAATGCTAAGGCAAATGTATGA
- the atpD gene encoding F0F1 ATP synthase subunit beta, with the protein MQGFISQVLGPVVDVDFDDYLPQINEAIRVDFNNDGKEQKLILEVAAHLGDNRVRTIAMDMTDGLVRGLKVEALGSPISVPVGEKVLGRIFNVTGDLIDEGEEISFDKRWSIHRDPPAFEEQSTKSEIFETGIKVVDLLAPYAKGGKVGLFGGAGVGKTVIIMELIHNVAFKHSGYSVFAGVGERTREGNDLYNEMKESNVLDKVALCYGQMNEPPGARNRIALTGLTMAEYFRDEMGLDVLMFIDNIFRFSQSGSEMSALLGRIPSAVGYQPTLASEMGKFQERITSTKKGSITSVQAVYVPADDLTDPAPATVFAHLDATTVLNRAIAEKGIYPAVDPLDSTSRMLDPQIIGEEHYKVARGVQSVLQKYKDLQDIIAILGMDELSEEDKLVVERARKIEKFLSQPFFVAEVFTGSPGKYISLEETISGFKGILEGKYDDLPENAFYMVGNIDEAIAKAETLREISRGDTCLDNCKVEQKKAN; encoded by the coding sequence ATGCAAGGATTTATTTCGCAGGTGTTAGGACCTGTTGTAGATGTAGATTTTGATGATTATTTACCACAAATCAATGAAGCGATAAGGGTAGATTTTAATAATGATGGAAAAGAACAAAAATTAATTCTAGAAGTCGCCGCACATTTGGGGGACAATAGGGTAAGAACCATAGCTATGGATATGACTGATGGTTTGGTAAGAGGACTTAAGGTAGAAGCTTTAGGAAGTCCTATTTCTGTGCCTGTGGGCGAAAAAGTTTTGGGTAGAATTTTTAATGTTACGGGCGATTTGATAGATGAGGGCGAAGAAATCAGTTTTGATAAGCGTTGGAGCATTCATAGAGACCCACCTGCTTTTGAAGAGCAAAGCACTAAGAGTGAAATTTTTGAAACAGGGATTAAAGTTGTGGATTTGCTTGCACCTTATGCTAAGGGTGGTAAAGTGGGACTTTTTGGCGGTGCTGGCGTGGGTAAAACCGTGATTATTATGGAGCTAATCCACAATGTCGCCTTTAAGCATAGTGGTTATTCTGTATTTGCTGGAGTGGGTGAGAGAACGCGTGAGGGAAATGACCTTTATAATGAAATGAAAGAAAGTAATGTTTTAGATAAAGTTGCCTTATGTTATGGGCAGATGAACGAACCACCGGGTGCTAGAAACCGCATTGCCCTTACAGGTCTTACTATGGCGGAGTATTTTAGAGATGAAATGGGACTTGATGTTTTGATGTTTATCGATAATATTTTTAGATTTTCTCAATCAGGCTCTGAAATGTCCGCACTTTTGGGGCGTATCCCATCAGCGGTAGGTTACCAGCCGACTTTAGCAAGTGAAATGGGTAAATTCCAAGAGAGAATTACTTCAACTAAAAAAGGCTCTATTACCTCCGTTCAAGCTGTTTATGTCCCAGCGGACGATTTGACAGACCCAGCACCTGCCACTGTTTTTGCACACCTTGACGCAACAACGGTTTTAAATAGAGCTATAGCTGAAAAGGGAATTTATCCGGCTGTTGATCCACTTGATTCAACTTCGCGTATGCTTGATCCACAAATTATAGGCGAGGAGCATTATAAAGTAGCAAGGGGTGTTCAATCTGTGCTTCAAAAATATAAGGATTTGCAAGATATTATCGCTATTTTAGGTATGGACGAGCTTAGTGAAGAAGATAAGCTTGTTGTTGAAAGAGCAAGAAAAATAGAGAAATTCCTATCCCAGCCTTTCTTTGTGGCGGAAGTTTTCACAGGAAGTCCGGGTAAATATATAAGCCTTGAAGAAACTATCAGTGGCTTTAAGGGCATTTTGGAAGGTAAATATGATGATTTGCCAGAAAATGCTTTCTATATGGTAGGAAATATTGATGAGGCAATTGCTAAGGCAGAAACTCTGAGGGAGATTAGTAGAGGTGATACTTGCTTAGATAATTGTAAGGTTGAACAAAAAAAGGCTAATTGA
- the atpG gene encoding ATP synthase F1 subunit gamma, protein MSNLKEIKRKIKSVHNTQKTTNAMKLVSTAKLKKAEEAAKRSKIYAQKIDEMLNEISYQIHKANQDEKDIQLSCFQKREKFKNVDVIFITADKGLCGGFNIKTIKAVDELLKDYEEQNISVRLRAIGKTGIEYFNFQKRELLEKYFHLSSSPNYEKACEVISAAVEDYLAGKTDAIVLVHNGYKNMITQELKIAHLIPVEPKVIDESANSLLEFEPEERELLEELMKTYFEYNMYYALIDSLAAEHSARMQAMDNATNNAKARVRQLNLAYNKARQESITTELIEIISGVEAMK, encoded by the coding sequence ATGTCTAATCTTAAAGAAATTAAAAGAAAGATAAAAAGCGTTCATAATACGCAAAAGACAACTAATGCAATGAAGCTTGTTTCTACCGCAAAGCTTAAAAAAGCTGAAGAAGCGGCGAAGAGGTCTAAAATTTATGCGCAAAAAATTGATGAAATGCTTAATGAAATTTCTTACCAAATTCACAAGGCGAATCAAGATGAAAAAGATATTCAATTAAGCTGTTTTCAAAAAAGAGAAAAGTTTAAAAATGTAGATGTGATTTTCATCACCGCAGATAAGGGACTTTGCGGTGGTTTTAATATTAAAACCATTAAAGCCGTAGATGAGCTTTTAAAAGATTATGAAGAGCAAAATATATCCGTGAGATTAAGAGCCATAGGAAAAACAGGTATAGAGTATTTTAATTTTCAAAAAAGAGAGCTTTTGGAAAAATATTTTCATCTTAGCTCAAGTCCTAACTATGAAAAGGCTTGTGAGGTGATTAGTGCCGCGGTTGAGGACTATTTGGCTGGAAAAACTGATGCTATTGTTTTGGTGCATAATGGCTATAAAAATATGATCACTCAAGAGCTTAAAATCGCTCATCTTATCCCTGTGGAGCCTAAGGTTATTGATGAGTCGGCAAATTCGCTTTTAGAATTCGAGCCAGAAGAAAGAGAACTTTTAGAAGAATTGATGAAGACTTATTTTGAATACAATATGTATTACGCTTTAATCGATTCTTTAGCGGCTGAACATAGTGCTAGAATGCAGGCTATGGATAATGCTACAAACAATGCTAAAGCAAGAGTTAGGCAGCTAAATTTAGCCTATAATAAAGCAAGACAAGAGTCTATCACTACTGAATTGATTGAGATTATCAGTGGTGTTGAGGCGATGAAGTAA